From Etheostoma spectabile isolate EspeVRDwgs_2016 chromosome 8, UIUC_Espe_1.0, whole genome shotgun sequence, a single genomic window includes:
- the ppfibp1b gene encoding liprin-beta-1b isoform X7 gives MMADASDMLAAALEQMDGIIAGSKALDYSNGLYDCQSPTSPFMGNLRALHLLEDLRSVLELMDTEERESLRCQIPDSTADSLVEWLHGHLSNGHISLSGGDHYQERLSRIESDKESLVLQVSVLTDQVEAQGEKIRDLDLCLDDHREKLNATEEMLQQELLCRSALETQKHELISEVSNLKLKLNTMEKDRLDFDDRFRDSEDLILEINELRYRLTELESDKLQYEKKLKSTKEELAILRRQLEGTDGEMRRLQDETGFKAIASSSSDPTERDVEVQRMKKAVESLMAANEEKDRKIEELKQSLLRYKKVQNMVMSVQGKKEKSRENEYVESNSDGSIPFFSANPVCAESEKYEVPDVEQLKRRSPDEESLNGLSEEPSPTPSPSDPERIPAPTPTDVESSQDATSQNQLDKSNNEKNTSKEISKISDKPPMSSSATLPATTEDDSFGSRKARSSFGKGFFKIRGGKKTASTPNLAETERQGTDHLDLAGLPQRSANSDSTHTLPTTPEGRKKSKGIKKLFGKLKRSQSTTFNLDDNPPEGEFKRGGVRATAGPRLGWSRDLQRTNNDVDAPFARWSKDQVCDWLQGQGLGLYVNMARVWISSGQTLLQASQQDLERELGVKHPLHRKKLQLALQALGSEEDNSKGKLDYNWVTRWLDDIGLPQYKTQFDEGRVDGRMLHYMTVDDLLSLKVGSVLHHLSIKRAIQVLRLNNYEPNCLRRRPSDENNISPAEISQWTNHRVMEWLRSADLAEYAPNLRGSGVHGGLMVLEPRFNVETMALLLNIPPNKTLLRRHLATHFNLLIGSEAQQLKQECLENPDYTLLTATTKVKPRKLSFGNFGSLRKKKQDESEEYVCPMDVEMPKGRSFQKGFELQIYEDDLDRLEQMEDSEGTVRQIGAFSEGIQNLTSMLKDDEFFKEASNSPNPSVTDEDSNA, from the exons ATGATGGCTGATGCCAGCGACATGTTGGCAGCCGCCCTGGAGCAGATGGATGGCATTATAGCAG gctccaaggctctggacTACTCCAATGGGCTGTATGACTGCCAGTCACCCACCTCTCCTTTCATGGGCAACCTGCGGGCGCTTCACCTTTTGGAAGACCTGAGGAGCGTCCTGGAGTTGATGGACACAGAGGAAAGGGAGAGTCTACGCTGCCAGATCCCTGACTCCACAGCTGACAGTCTGGTTGAGTGGCTCCATGGTCACCTG TCCAACGGGCACATCTCTCTGAGTGGGGGTGACCACTACCAGGAAAGACTTTCCCGAATAGAAAGTGATAAGGAGTCTCTGGTTCTTCAG GTGAGCGTGCTGACAGACCAGGTGGAGGCTCAGGGAGAAAAGATTCGGGATCTGGACTTGTGTTTGGACGATCACAGAGAGAAACTCAACGCCACCGAAGAGATGCTACAGCAG GAGCTTCTGTGCAGATCTGCACTGGAGACCCAGAAGCATGAGCTAATATCTGAAGTGTCCAACCTAAAACTGAAGCTGAATACCATGGAGAAGGACAGACTTGACTTTGATGACAGATTTAGGGACAGTGAG GATTTGATTCTTGAAATTAACGAACTGCGGTACAGACTGACGGAGCTGGAGAGTGATAAACTACAGTATGAAAAGAAACTGAAATCCACAAAG GAGGAGCTAGCCATACTGAGGAGGCAGCTGGAGGGCACCGACGGAGAGATGAGGAGACTACAGGACGAGACGGGCTTCAAAGCCATCGCCTCGAGCAGTTCAGATCCCACAGAGAGAG ATGTGGAAGTGCAAAGAATGAAAAAGGCAGTTGAATCGTTGATGGCAGCCAATGAAGAGAAG GATCGTAAGATTGAGGAACTAAAGCAGTCGCTGCTGCGATATAAGAAAGTTCAAAACATGGTGATGTCAGTGCAAGGGAAGAAAG aaaaaagcagagaaaacgAGTACGTCGAGAGTAATAGTGATGGCTCCATCCCATTCTTCTCAGCCAACCCAGTGTGTGCGGAGTCAGAAAAGTATGAAGTTCCAGATGTTGAACAACTGAAAAGGAGGAGCCCAGATGAG GAGAGCCTCAATGGACTGAGTGAAGAGCCCTCACCTACACCCAGCCCTTCAGATCCAGAACGAATACCAGCGCCTACACCAACAGATGTTGAaag CAGCCAAGATGCCACAAGCCAGAACCAGCTGGATAAGAGCAATAATGAAAAG aaTACGAGCAAAGAGATCAGTAAGATCAGTGACAAGCCGCCTATGAGTTCCTCTGCCACCTTGCCCGCCACCACAGAGGACGACAGCTTTGGCTCGAGAAAGGCTCGTTCATCCTTTGGAAAGGGCTTCTTCAAGATCCGTGGGGGCAAGAAGACGGCCAGTACCCCTAACCTTG CTGAAACGGAGCGACAGGGGACTGACCATCTGGATCTGGCCGGGCTGCCACAGAGATCGGCCAACAGCGacagcacccacacactcccTACGACCCCAGAGGGCAGGAAAAAATCCAAAGGAATAAAGAAACTCTTTGGGAA GCTTAAAAGAAGTCAGTCTACCACATTTAACCTGGATGACAACCCACCAGAGGGTGAGTTCAAGAGGGGCGGAGTGCGAGCCACAGCGGGACCCAGACTGGGTTGGTCTCGTGACCTCCAAAGAACCAACAA tGATGTTGACGCTCCCTTTGCACGCTGGTCAAAGGATCAGGTGTGTGACTGGCTGCAGGGGCAGGGTCTCGGTCTTTATGTGAACATGGCCCGTGTGTGGATCTCCTCTGGACAGACTCTGCTACAGGCCTCCCAACAGGACCTGGAGAGG GAGCTGGGCGTCAAACACCCGCTCCACAGAAAGAAGCTGCAGCTGGCCCTGCAGGCCCTCGGCTCAGAGGAGGACAATAGTAAGGGAAAGCTGGACTACAACTGGGTGACAA GATGGCTGGATGACATCGGTCTGCCTCAGTATAAGACCCAGTTTGATGAGGGTAGGGTGGATGGCCGCATGCTGCACTACATGACAGTG GATGACCTGCTTTCCCTGAAAGTAGGGAGTGTCCTGCATCACCTCAGTATCAAGAGAGCTATCCAAGTGCTCCGACTCAACAACTATGAGCCCAACTGCTTGCGTCGTAGGCCATCTGATGAG AACAATATTTCTCCAGCAGAGATTTCCCAGTGGACCAACCATAGGGTGATGGAGTGGCTGCGTTCTGCGGACCTCGCCGAATACGCTCCCAACCTAAGAGGCAGCGGTGTGCACGGAGGCCTGATG GTCTTAGAGCCACGGTTCAATGTGGAGACCATGGCTTTGCTGCTCAACATCCCCCCCAACAAGACGCTGCTGCGCCGCCACCTCGCCACACATTTCAACCTGCTCATTGGCTCGGAGGCCCAGCAGCTCAAACAGGAGTGTCTTGAAAACCCAGACTACACTCTGCTTACTGCCACCACTAAGGTCAAG CCAAGGAAACTGTCATTTGGTAACTTTGGCAGTCTGAGGAAGAAAAAGCAGGACGAGAGCGAGGAGTACGTGTGTCCGATGGATGTGGAGATGCCAAAGGGACGAAGCTTTCAGAAAGGCTTCGAGCTCCAAATCTACGAGGATGACCTCGACAGGCTGGAACAG ATGGAAGACTCTGAGGGAACTGTGCGACAGATCGGAGCTTTCTCTGAGGGTATTCAAAACCTGACG AGCATGCTGAAGGATGATGAATTTTTTAAAGAGGCTTCAAATTCACCAAACCCCAGTGTAACAGATGAGGACTCCAATGCATGA
- the ppfibp1b gene encoding liprin-beta-1b isoform X2 produces the protein MMADASDMLAAALEQMDGIIAGSKALDYSNGLYDCQSPTSPFMGNLRALHLLEDLRSVLELMDTEERESLRCQIPDSTADSLVEWLHGHLSNGHISLSGGDHYQERLSRIESDKESLVLQVSVLTDQVEAQGEKIRDLDLCLDDHREKLNATEEMLQQELLCRSALETQKHELISEVSNLKLKLNTMEKDRLDFDDRFRDSEDLILEINELRYRLTELESDKLQYEKKLKSTKLLMAKLSSLKIKMGQMQYEKQRKEHKLQAMKEELAILRRQLEGTDGEMRRLQDETGFKAIASSSSDPTERVSHPDETLRKRLKEKHVEVQRMKKAVESLMAANEEKDRKIEELKQSLLRYKKVQNMVMSVQGKKEKSRENEYVESNSDGSIPFFSANPVCAESEKYEVPDVEQLKRRSPDEESLNGLSEEPSPTPSPSDPERIPAPTPTDVESSQDATSQNQLDKSNNEKNTSKEISKISDKPPMSSSATLPATTEDDSFGSRKARSSFGKGFFKIRGGKKTASTPNLAETERQGTDHLDLAGLPQRSANSDSTHTLPTTPEGRKKSKGIKKLFGKLKRSQSTTFNLDDNPPEGEFKRGGVRATAGPRLGWSRDLQRTNNDVDAPFARWSKDQVCDWLQGQGLGLYVNMARVWISSGQTLLQASQQDLERELGVKHPLHRKKLQLALQALGSEEDNSKGKLDYNWVTRWLDDIGLPQYKTQFDEGRVDGRMLHYMTVDDLLSLKVGSVLHHLSIKRAIQVLRLNNYEPNCLRRRPSDENNISPAEISQWTNHRVMEWLRSADLAEYAPNLRGSGVHGGLMVLEPRFNVETMALLLNIPPNKTLLRRHLATHFNLLIGSEAQQLKQECLENPDYTLLTATTKVKPRKLSFGNFGSLRKKKQDESEEYVCPMDVEMPKGRSFQKGFELQIYEDDLDRLEQMEDSEGTVRQIGAFSEGIQNLTSMLKDDEFFKEASNSPNPSVTDEDSNA, from the exons ATGATGGCTGATGCCAGCGACATGTTGGCAGCCGCCCTGGAGCAGATGGATGGCATTATAGCAG gctccaaggctctggacTACTCCAATGGGCTGTATGACTGCCAGTCACCCACCTCTCCTTTCATGGGCAACCTGCGGGCGCTTCACCTTTTGGAAGACCTGAGGAGCGTCCTGGAGTTGATGGACACAGAGGAAAGGGAGAGTCTACGCTGCCAGATCCCTGACTCCACAGCTGACAGTCTGGTTGAGTGGCTCCATGGTCACCTG TCCAACGGGCACATCTCTCTGAGTGGGGGTGACCACTACCAGGAAAGACTTTCCCGAATAGAAAGTGATAAGGAGTCTCTGGTTCTTCAG GTGAGCGTGCTGACAGACCAGGTGGAGGCTCAGGGAGAAAAGATTCGGGATCTGGACTTGTGTTTGGACGATCACAGAGAGAAACTCAACGCCACCGAAGAGATGCTACAGCAG GAGCTTCTGTGCAGATCTGCACTGGAGACCCAGAAGCATGAGCTAATATCTGAAGTGTCCAACCTAAAACTGAAGCTGAATACCATGGAGAAGGACAGACTTGACTTTGATGACAGATTTAGGGACAGTGAG GATTTGATTCTTGAAATTAACGAACTGCGGTACAGACTGACGGAGCTGGAGAGTGATAAACTACAGTATGAAAAGAAACTGAAATCCACAAAG TTGCTAATGGCCAAGCTTTCTAGCCTGAAAATCAAAATGGGCCAGATGCAGTATGAGAAACAGAGGAAGGAGCACAAACTCCAGGCTATGAAG GAGGAGCTAGCCATACTGAGGAGGCAGCTGGAGGGCACCGACGGAGAGATGAGGAGACTACAGGACGAGACGGGCTTCAAAGCCATCGCCTCGAGCAGTTCAGATCCCACAGAGAGAG TTTCTCATCCAGATGAAACACTTAGAAAGAGGCTCAAAGAAAAAC ATGTGGAAGTGCAAAGAATGAAAAAGGCAGTTGAATCGTTGATGGCAGCCAATGAAGAGAAG GATCGTAAGATTGAGGAACTAAAGCAGTCGCTGCTGCGATATAAGAAAGTTCAAAACATGGTGATGTCAGTGCAAGGGAAGAAAG aaaaaagcagagaaaacgAGTACGTCGAGAGTAATAGTGATGGCTCCATCCCATTCTTCTCAGCCAACCCAGTGTGTGCGGAGTCAGAAAAGTATGAAGTTCCAGATGTTGAACAACTGAAAAGGAGGAGCCCAGATGAG GAGAGCCTCAATGGACTGAGTGAAGAGCCCTCACCTACACCCAGCCCTTCAGATCCAGAACGAATACCAGCGCCTACACCAACAGATGTTGAaag CAGCCAAGATGCCACAAGCCAGAACCAGCTGGATAAGAGCAATAATGAAAAG aaTACGAGCAAAGAGATCAGTAAGATCAGTGACAAGCCGCCTATGAGTTCCTCTGCCACCTTGCCCGCCACCACAGAGGACGACAGCTTTGGCTCGAGAAAGGCTCGTTCATCCTTTGGAAAGGGCTTCTTCAAGATCCGTGGGGGCAAGAAGACGGCCAGTACCCCTAACCTTG CTGAAACGGAGCGACAGGGGACTGACCATCTGGATCTGGCCGGGCTGCCACAGAGATCGGCCAACAGCGacagcacccacacactcccTACGACCCCAGAGGGCAGGAAAAAATCCAAAGGAATAAAGAAACTCTTTGGGAA GCTTAAAAGAAGTCAGTCTACCACATTTAACCTGGATGACAACCCACCAGAGGGTGAGTTCAAGAGGGGCGGAGTGCGAGCCACAGCGGGACCCAGACTGGGTTGGTCTCGTGACCTCCAAAGAACCAACAA tGATGTTGACGCTCCCTTTGCACGCTGGTCAAAGGATCAGGTGTGTGACTGGCTGCAGGGGCAGGGTCTCGGTCTTTATGTGAACATGGCCCGTGTGTGGATCTCCTCTGGACAGACTCTGCTACAGGCCTCCCAACAGGACCTGGAGAGG GAGCTGGGCGTCAAACACCCGCTCCACAGAAAGAAGCTGCAGCTGGCCCTGCAGGCCCTCGGCTCAGAGGAGGACAATAGTAAGGGAAAGCTGGACTACAACTGGGTGACAA GATGGCTGGATGACATCGGTCTGCCTCAGTATAAGACCCAGTTTGATGAGGGTAGGGTGGATGGCCGCATGCTGCACTACATGACAGTG GATGACCTGCTTTCCCTGAAAGTAGGGAGTGTCCTGCATCACCTCAGTATCAAGAGAGCTATCCAAGTGCTCCGACTCAACAACTATGAGCCCAACTGCTTGCGTCGTAGGCCATCTGATGAG AACAATATTTCTCCAGCAGAGATTTCCCAGTGGACCAACCATAGGGTGATGGAGTGGCTGCGTTCTGCGGACCTCGCCGAATACGCTCCCAACCTAAGAGGCAGCGGTGTGCACGGAGGCCTGATG GTCTTAGAGCCACGGTTCAATGTGGAGACCATGGCTTTGCTGCTCAACATCCCCCCCAACAAGACGCTGCTGCGCCGCCACCTCGCCACACATTTCAACCTGCTCATTGGCTCGGAGGCCCAGCAGCTCAAACAGGAGTGTCTTGAAAACCCAGACTACACTCTGCTTACTGCCACCACTAAGGTCAAG CCAAGGAAACTGTCATTTGGTAACTTTGGCAGTCTGAGGAAGAAAAAGCAGGACGAGAGCGAGGAGTACGTGTGTCCGATGGATGTGGAGATGCCAAAGGGACGAAGCTTTCAGAAAGGCTTCGAGCTCCAAATCTACGAGGATGACCTCGACAGGCTGGAACAG ATGGAAGACTCTGAGGGAACTGTGCGACAGATCGGAGCTTTCTCTGAGGGTATTCAAAACCTGACG AGCATGCTGAAGGATGATGAATTTTTTAAAGAGGCTTCAAATTCACCAAACCCCAGTGTAACAGATGAGGACTCCAATGCATGA
- the ppfibp1b gene encoding liprin-beta-1b isoform X5 produces the protein MMADASDMLAAALEQMDGIIAGSKALDYSNGLYDCQSPTSPFMGNLRALHLLEDLRSVLELMDTEERESLRCQIPDSTADSLVEWLHGHLSNGHISLSGGDHYQERLSRIESDKESLVLQVSVLTDQVEAQGEKIRDLDLCLDDHREKLNATEEMLQQELLCRSALETQKHELISEVSNLKLKLNTMEKDRLDFDDRFRDSEDLILEINELRYRLTELESDKLQYEKKLKSTKEELAILRRQLEGTDGEMRRLQDETGFKAIASSSSDPTERDVEVQRMKKAVESLMAANEEKDRKIEELKQSLLRYKKVQNMVMSVQGKKEKSRENEYVESNSDGSIPFFSANPVCAESEKYEVPDVEQLKRRSPDEESLNGLSEEPSPTPSPSDPERIPAPTPTDVESSQDATSQNQLDKSNNEKNTSKEISKISDKPPMSSSATLPATTEDDSFGSRKARSSFGKGFFKIRGGKKTASTPNLDRSRSASAPMLAETERQGTDHLDLAGLPQRSANSDSTHTLPTTPEGRKKSKGIKKLFGKLKRSQSTTFNLDDNPPEGEFKRGGVRATAGPRLGWSRDLQRTNNDVDAPFARWSKDQVCDWLQGQGLGLYVNMARVWISSGQTLLQASQQDLERELGVKHPLHRKKLQLALQALGSEEDNSKGKLDYNWVTRWLDDIGLPQYKTQFDEGRVDGRMLHYMTVDDLLSLKVGSVLHHLSIKRAIQVLRLNNYEPNCLRRRPSDENNISPAEISQWTNHRVMEWLRSADLAEYAPNLRGSGVHGGLMVLEPRFNVETMALLLNIPPNKTLLRRHLATHFNLLIGSEAQQLKQECLENPDYTLLTATTKVKPRKLSFGNFGSLRKKKQDESEEYVCPMDVEMPKGRSFQKGFELQIYEDDLDRLEQMEDSEGTVRQIGAFSEGIQNLTSMLKDDEFFKEASNSPNPSVTDEDSNA, from the exons ATGATGGCTGATGCCAGCGACATGTTGGCAGCCGCCCTGGAGCAGATGGATGGCATTATAGCAG gctccaaggctctggacTACTCCAATGGGCTGTATGACTGCCAGTCACCCACCTCTCCTTTCATGGGCAACCTGCGGGCGCTTCACCTTTTGGAAGACCTGAGGAGCGTCCTGGAGTTGATGGACACAGAGGAAAGGGAGAGTCTACGCTGCCAGATCCCTGACTCCACAGCTGACAGTCTGGTTGAGTGGCTCCATGGTCACCTG TCCAACGGGCACATCTCTCTGAGTGGGGGTGACCACTACCAGGAAAGACTTTCCCGAATAGAAAGTGATAAGGAGTCTCTGGTTCTTCAG GTGAGCGTGCTGACAGACCAGGTGGAGGCTCAGGGAGAAAAGATTCGGGATCTGGACTTGTGTTTGGACGATCACAGAGAGAAACTCAACGCCACCGAAGAGATGCTACAGCAG GAGCTTCTGTGCAGATCTGCACTGGAGACCCAGAAGCATGAGCTAATATCTGAAGTGTCCAACCTAAAACTGAAGCTGAATACCATGGAGAAGGACAGACTTGACTTTGATGACAGATTTAGGGACAGTGAG GATTTGATTCTTGAAATTAACGAACTGCGGTACAGACTGACGGAGCTGGAGAGTGATAAACTACAGTATGAAAAGAAACTGAAATCCACAAAG GAGGAGCTAGCCATACTGAGGAGGCAGCTGGAGGGCACCGACGGAGAGATGAGGAGACTACAGGACGAGACGGGCTTCAAAGCCATCGCCTCGAGCAGTTCAGATCCCACAGAGAGAG ATGTGGAAGTGCAAAGAATGAAAAAGGCAGTTGAATCGTTGATGGCAGCCAATGAAGAGAAG GATCGTAAGATTGAGGAACTAAAGCAGTCGCTGCTGCGATATAAGAAAGTTCAAAACATGGTGATGTCAGTGCAAGGGAAGAAAG aaaaaagcagagaaaacgAGTACGTCGAGAGTAATAGTGATGGCTCCATCCCATTCTTCTCAGCCAACCCAGTGTGTGCGGAGTCAGAAAAGTATGAAGTTCCAGATGTTGAACAACTGAAAAGGAGGAGCCCAGATGAG GAGAGCCTCAATGGACTGAGTGAAGAGCCCTCACCTACACCCAGCCCTTCAGATCCAGAACGAATACCAGCGCCTACACCAACAGATGTTGAaag CAGCCAAGATGCCACAAGCCAGAACCAGCTGGATAAGAGCAATAATGAAAAG aaTACGAGCAAAGAGATCAGTAAGATCAGTGACAAGCCGCCTATGAGTTCCTCTGCCACCTTGCCCGCCACCACAGAGGACGACAGCTTTGGCTCGAGAAAGGCTCGTTCATCCTTTGGAAAGGGCTTCTTCAAGATCCGTGGGGGCAAGAAGACGGCCAGTACCCCTAACCTTG ACCGCAGCCGGAGTGCAAGTGCGCCTATGCTAG CTGAAACGGAGCGACAGGGGACTGACCATCTGGATCTGGCCGGGCTGCCACAGAGATCGGCCAACAGCGacagcacccacacactcccTACGACCCCAGAGGGCAGGAAAAAATCCAAAGGAATAAAGAAACTCTTTGGGAA GCTTAAAAGAAGTCAGTCTACCACATTTAACCTGGATGACAACCCACCAGAGGGTGAGTTCAAGAGGGGCGGAGTGCGAGCCACAGCGGGACCCAGACTGGGTTGGTCTCGTGACCTCCAAAGAACCAACAA tGATGTTGACGCTCCCTTTGCACGCTGGTCAAAGGATCAGGTGTGTGACTGGCTGCAGGGGCAGGGTCTCGGTCTTTATGTGAACATGGCCCGTGTGTGGATCTCCTCTGGACAGACTCTGCTACAGGCCTCCCAACAGGACCTGGAGAGG GAGCTGGGCGTCAAACACCCGCTCCACAGAAAGAAGCTGCAGCTGGCCCTGCAGGCCCTCGGCTCAGAGGAGGACAATAGTAAGGGAAAGCTGGACTACAACTGGGTGACAA GATGGCTGGATGACATCGGTCTGCCTCAGTATAAGACCCAGTTTGATGAGGGTAGGGTGGATGGCCGCATGCTGCACTACATGACAGTG GATGACCTGCTTTCCCTGAAAGTAGGGAGTGTCCTGCATCACCTCAGTATCAAGAGAGCTATCCAAGTGCTCCGACTCAACAACTATGAGCCCAACTGCTTGCGTCGTAGGCCATCTGATGAG AACAATATTTCTCCAGCAGAGATTTCCCAGTGGACCAACCATAGGGTGATGGAGTGGCTGCGTTCTGCGGACCTCGCCGAATACGCTCCCAACCTAAGAGGCAGCGGTGTGCACGGAGGCCTGATG GTCTTAGAGCCACGGTTCAATGTGGAGACCATGGCTTTGCTGCTCAACATCCCCCCCAACAAGACGCTGCTGCGCCGCCACCTCGCCACACATTTCAACCTGCTCATTGGCTCGGAGGCCCAGCAGCTCAAACAGGAGTGTCTTGAAAACCCAGACTACACTCTGCTTACTGCCACCACTAAGGTCAAG CCAAGGAAACTGTCATTTGGTAACTTTGGCAGTCTGAGGAAGAAAAAGCAGGACGAGAGCGAGGAGTACGTGTGTCCGATGGATGTGGAGATGCCAAAGGGACGAAGCTTTCAGAAAGGCTTCGAGCTCCAAATCTACGAGGATGACCTCGACAGGCTGGAACAG ATGGAAGACTCTGAGGGAACTGTGCGACAGATCGGAGCTTTCTCTGAGGGTATTCAAAACCTGACG AGCATGCTGAAGGATGATGAATTTTTTAAAGAGGCTTCAAATTCACCAAACCCCAGTGTAACAGATGAGGACTCCAATGCATGA